A part of Planococcus sp. MB-3u-03 genomic DNA contains:
- a CDS encoding LysR family transcriptional regulator, with product MLGKLHTFQVLAECGSYTEAAKQLYCSQPSVSQHIRYLEEYYGVKLIIRKKQHIELTERGILLQKQARQLLDLFEATQQLMATPAAQKPVAIYMSNHIAENYYEELFDVHAACCKACPFEINGRCYTELRGQLMAKKAKFAVMPIYPADAKLHQSYDIQGLFEEEFQLVFSASHPLATRKVIYAKDLKHAAVLQTQSRHMQTLIQQALEAKGVEAFYMQMTDFKIIKKALRQSDSVSFLPLKALDSTDASLVYRSVKGLRIVRQNGLIIDTEQQLTEAEQAYCDHISEKLSSF from the coding sequence GTGCTGGGGAAATTACATACCTTTCAAGTGCTGGCTGAATGCGGGTCCTATACCGAGGCGGCGAAACAGCTGTATTGCTCGCAGCCTTCCGTCAGCCAGCACATCCGCTATTTGGAAGAATACTACGGCGTGAAACTCATCATCCGCAAAAAGCAGCACATTGAGCTGACAGAGCGCGGCATTCTCTTACAAAAACAAGCCAGGCAGCTGCTCGACTTGTTTGAGGCGACGCAGCAACTCATGGCCACGCCTGCCGCCCAAAAGCCAGTTGCCATTTATATGAGCAACCACATTGCCGAAAATTATTACGAAGAATTATTCGATGTCCACGCGGCTTGCTGCAAGGCCTGCCCTTTTGAAATCAACGGCCGTTGCTATACGGAATTGCGTGGGCAGTTAATGGCCAAGAAAGCCAAGTTCGCTGTCATGCCGATTTATCCTGCAGATGCGAAATTACACCAATCGTATGACATTCAAGGCTTGTTTGAGGAAGAATTCCAGTTGGTCTTCTCCGCGAGCCATCCTTTGGCGACCCGAAAAGTGATCTATGCCAAAGACCTCAAACATGCAGCGGTGTTGCAGACACAAAGCAGGCATATGCAAACACTCATCCAGCAGGCGCTCGAAGCGAAAGGCGTCGAGGCTTTCTATATGCAGATGACCGATTTCAAGATCATCAAAAAAGCGCTGAGGCAAAGTGATTCGGTTTCCTTTCTTCCGCTAAAAGCGCTCGATTCAACGGACGCTTCCTTGGTTTACCGTTCCGTCAAAGGGCTGCGCATTGTCCGGCAAAACGGGCTCATCATTGATACGGAACAACAATTAACCGAAGCAGAACAAGCCTATTGCGATCACATTTCGGAAAAGCTCTCTTCATTTTAA
- a CDS encoding M4 family metallopeptidase — protein sequence MLVQIYFGILNFIKVEEEKFEEKYIVPVILSSALVASSFTASTTLANGQQGNGASDKTWNENANVPVFVKEKIAEKRASSNASNALDYLAENENKTGLKNPKKNLKQKEIEKDALGMTHVRFNQAVNGVPVEGAEVVVHYNEQDELVSVNGGHFPEASASNVDTTPTVSVVKAVQTAKGAVDAPEELEYAPESEVVVYPFDGENHLAYKVNVNFLGDKPGNWFVFVDAKSGKVIDQYNAIMHAEDIHQSVGTGVLGEQRKIHTTKSKEAKGGTTFSLSDESHEGLEGIYTFDANDGEIFTNQSASWKDEYLRPAVDAHYNSEQVYEYFHDEHDRNSLDDNGMAIISYVHYGENYNNAFWNGRHMTYGDGDGSFMVPLSAGLDVAAHEMTHGVISNSANLQYRFESGALNESFADIFGALVDEDDWEVGEDIMGPDAKEDGRVSLRSLSDPSKYPVNEDYVPYGDGEGNYPSHMDEFYDLPINLDNGGVHINSSITNHAAYLIGEEIGKENLARFSTAH from the coding sequence TTGCTTGTCCAAATTTACTTCGGTATACTAAATTTTATCAAAGTCGAGGAGGAAAAATTTGAAGAAAAATATATTGTACCTGTCATTTTATCATCTGCTCTCGTCGCAAGTTCGTTCACAGCCAGCACCACATTAGCAAATGGCCAACAGGGGAATGGAGCTTCAGATAAAACATGGAATGAAAATGCCAATGTCCCTGTATTCGTCAAAGAGAAAATCGCTGAGAAGCGGGCTTCAAGCAATGCGTCAAATGCGCTTGATTACCTAGCGGAAAACGAGAACAAGACCGGACTGAAAAATCCCAAGAAAAACTTAAAGCAAAAAGAGATTGAAAAGGATGCACTCGGCATGACGCATGTCCGCTTTAACCAAGCAGTCAACGGCGTCCCGGTGGAAGGGGCGGAAGTAGTCGTTCATTACAACGAACAGGACGAATTGGTTTCCGTTAACGGCGGCCATTTCCCTGAAGCGTCCGCCAGCAACGTTGACACAACGCCGACTGTGAGCGTCGTCAAGGCCGTTCAAACAGCGAAAGGCGCAGTTGACGCTCCAGAAGAGCTCGAGTATGCGCCTGAATCGGAAGTCGTCGTCTATCCGTTTGACGGTGAAAACCATCTGGCTTATAAGGTCAACGTCAACTTCCTCGGGGACAAGCCCGGCAACTGGTTTGTCTTTGTGGATGCGAAAAGCGGTAAAGTGATCGATCAGTACAACGCGATCATGCATGCAGAAGACATCCATCAGTCTGTCGGAACAGGTGTACTCGGCGAGCAACGCAAGATTCACACAACGAAGAGCAAAGAAGCCAAGGGAGGCACGACTTTCAGCTTGTCCGATGAGTCGCATGAAGGCTTGGAAGGCATCTATACTTTCGATGCCAACGATGGTGAAATTTTCACGAATCAGAGTGCCTCGTGGAAAGATGAATACTTGCGCCCAGCTGTAGACGCGCATTATAACTCGGAGCAAGTGTATGAATATTTCCATGATGAACACGACCGCAACTCGCTCGACGACAACGGCATGGCGATCATTTCCTATGTGCATTACGGCGAAAACTATAATAACGCATTCTGGAATGGTCGCCATATGACTTACGGCGACGGCGATGGCTCGTTCATGGTGCCATTGTCAGCCGGCTTGGACGTCGCAGCACATGAAATGACGCACGGCGTGATCTCCAATTCAGCGAATCTCCAGTACCGCTTTGAATCCGGTGCGTTGAATGAATCCTTTGCGGATATTTTCGGCGCTTTGGTCGATGAAGACGATTGGGAAGTCGGGGAAGACATCATGGGCCCTGATGCCAAAGAAGACGGTAGAGTGTCGTTGCGTAGCTTGAGCGACCCAAGCAAATACCCGGTTAATGAAGATTACGTACCGTATGGCGACGGGGAAGGCAATTACCCATCCCATATGGATGAATTCTATGACTTGCCAATAAATTTGGATAACGGCGGCGTCCATATCAATTCATCCATTACCAACCACGCAGCTTACTTGATCGGCGAAGAGATCGGCAAGGAAAACTTGGCCAGATTTTCTACCGCGCATTGA
- a CDS encoding M1 family aminopeptidase: MDPTDWQVAERTSGNTELRVFVPGESEILEETAELSVEAFAYFEENIGDYPFAELDLIANDGYMEYPNIVEVPMDEELLDSILVHEIAHQWFYYLVANDPYENAWLDESLTEFSTGLFLNDYYGDEDGGFQNAKAYEESYETETYADLALDEFDTPAYYATVYGKVPLLLKDFSMNGAETRPRWSF, from the coding sequence TTGGATCCAACCGATTGGCAAGTCGCAGAACGCACCTCTGGAAATACGGAGTTGCGTGTGTTTGTGCCAGGTGAGTCGGAAATCCTGGAGGAGACGGCTGAACTGTCAGTCGAAGCATTTGCTTATTTCGAAGAAAACATCGGCGATTATCCGTTTGCTGAACTGGATTTGATTGCGAATGACGGCTATATGGAATATCCGAACATTGTGGAAGTGCCGATGGATGAAGAATTACTTGATTCGATCTTAGTACACGAAATTGCCCATCAATGGTTTTACTATTTGGTCGCTAATGATCCATACGAAAACGCTTGGCTTGATGAGAGTTTGACCGAGTTTAGTACCGGCTTGTTTCTTAACGACTATTACGGTGATGAGGACGGCGGTTTTCAAAATGCAAAAGCCTATGAAGAATCTTACGAAACGGAAACCTATGCTGATTTGGCGCTTGATGAATTTGACACCCCGGCCTATTATGCGACCGTCTATGGCAAAGTCCCTTTATTGCTGAAAGACTTTTCGATGAACGGGGCGGAAACGAGGCCGCGCTGGAGTTTCTAG
- a CDS encoding alpha/beta fold hydrolase, producing the protein MKAEWKDRMPTIEINNATLYYEVKGAGETLLFTHGASWDLQQWKPQVEELSKSFKVITWDVRGHGKSSLPKGKVDSEDFVKDLVGLLEHLGVKQAHLCGLSMGGHISLQTAVRYPKLVKSLILIGTPYTNSYNWIEKVFVPINRWSNKFIPMYMMASIQAKTLSKFNHNNKQYIKETVSSIPLNYWIRIWDSVSKWKAERI; encoded by the coding sequence ATGAAAGCAGAATGGAAGGATAGAATGCCTACTATCGAAATAAATAATGCGACATTATATTACGAAGTTAAAGGCGCTGGTGAAACGCTTCTTTTTACACACGGTGCTTCATGGGACCTTCAACAATGGAAACCTCAAGTGGAAGAGCTATCAAAATCCTTTAAAGTTATTACGTGGGATGTGCGTGGCCATGGGAAATCCTCATTGCCAAAAGGAAAAGTAGACTCCGAAGATTTTGTTAAAGATTTAGTAGGTTTATTGGAGCACTTAGGAGTAAAGCAAGCGCATCTTTGTGGGTTATCTATGGGTGGCCATATTTCGCTTCAAACTGCGGTCAGGTACCCCAAGCTGGTGAAATCCCTCATTTTAATTGGTACTCCCTACACCAATTCATATAATTGGATTGAAAAAGTGTTTGTACCTATAAATAGATGGTCAAATAAATTTATACCTATGTACATGATGGCTAGCATTCAAGCAAAAACTCTTTCAAAATTTAATCACAATAATAAGCAATATATTAAAGAAACCGTTAGTTCGATCCCTTTAAACTACTGGATACGTATATGGGACTCGGTTTCAAAATGGAAAGCGGAGAGGATTTAA
- a CDS encoding M4 family metallopeptidase: MTPTSNFSEARKLIVQSAADIYGEGSAEEKATAKGFDDVGINE, from the coding sequence TTGACGCCAACTTCCAACTTCAGCGAAGCCCGCAAACTCATTGTCCAGTCAGCGGCTGACATCTACGGAGAAGGCAGCGCAGAAGAAAAAGCGACGGCTAAAGGATTTGACGATGTAGGCATTAACGAATAA
- a CDS encoding undecaprenyl-diphosphate phosphatase — MEIIEILKALVLGIVEGLTEFAPISSTGHMIIFDDLWLNTEGFLGGPSANTFKIVIQLGSILAVVFVFWKRMLSLVGLYKLKQDTPTTFNILHVLIGIIPAGVFGLMFEDFIDEHLFSIETVLIGLVIGAFFMIIADKFGPKNPSINSLDEISYLKALTVGTVQCFSLWPGFSRSGSTISGGVLLGLDHRTAADFTFIMAVPIMLGASIVSLVKNWEAISFDHLSFYAAGFATAFVFALISIKFFLKLISHIKLVPFAIYRIVLASVLAFIVFL, encoded by the coding sequence ATGGAGATCATCGAAATATTGAAAGCATTGGTGCTAGGAATAGTGGAAGGCCTAACCGAGTTTGCACCCATCTCATCAACAGGGCATATGATCATTTTTGATGATTTATGGCTCAACACCGAAGGGTTTTTAGGCGGGCCGTCAGCTAATACCTTCAAAATCGTCATTCAGCTCGGATCTATACTCGCGGTCGTCTTCGTCTTTTGGAAACGCATGCTGAGCCTTGTCGGCTTATACAAACTAAAGCAAGATACGCCCACGACATTCAATATCTTGCACGTCTTGATCGGCATCATTCCAGCTGGGGTTTTCGGCTTGATGTTTGAAGACTTCATCGATGAGCATCTATTCAGCATTGAAACCGTGTTGATCGGTTTGGTCATAGGAGCATTTTTCATGATCATCGCCGATAAATTCGGACCCAAAAACCCGTCGATCAATTCATTGGATGAAATCAGTTACCTTAAAGCCTTAACCGTAGGCACCGTTCAATGCTTCTCCCTGTGGCCGGGTTTCTCTCGCTCAGGCTCGACCATTTCAGGCGGCGTGCTGCTCGGGCTGGACCATAGAACCGCGGCTGATTTCACATTTATCATGGCCGTCCCGATCATGCTCGGGGCATCAATCGTCTCGCTCGTGAAAAATTGGGAAGCCATATCATTCGATCATCTCAGCTTCTATGCTGCAGGATTTGCCACTGCTTTTGTATTTGCATTGATTTCCATCAAGTTTTTCTTGAAATTAATCTCACACATCAAGCTGGTGCCCTTTGCCATTTACCGTATTGTGCTCGCCAGCGTTTTGGCATTCATTGTGTTTCTTTGA